ATCAGCGGACTGACCTTTGCCACGTTCCTGACACTGGTCATTGTGCCTGTCATGTACTCGGTATTCGATTCGGTCTCTGAGCGCATGTCCAGCAAGCAGCCCGTGACCGCATGAAAGACATCACCCGGCTCCCGGACGCTCATCTGAGGGTTTTCGACCGGCCCGAGCTGCCGGAGCCGGGTTCCTTTCGTGATGCCTGGCTGATCGGCATTTGCGGCACGGGTATGGGCTCGCTGGCCGGCCTTCTCCGGGAGGCCGGTTATGAGGTGCGTGGCTCCGATGCGGCTGCCTGGCCGCCCATGAGCACGCGCCTGGCGGAACTGGGCATTCCCGTGGCGGAGGGCTACTCTGCCGACAACCTCGACCCGCAACCGGATCTGGTGGTCGTGGGCAACGCCTGCACTCCGACCCATGCAGAGGCCGCAGCGGCCCGTGATCGGGGGCTTGTTCAGGGCTCCTTCCCGGAGATCCTCGCCCGCTATTTCCTCGCCGAACGCCGGTCCATTGTCGTGGCCGGAACGCACGGCAAGACGACTACCACCAGCCTCATGGTCCACGTGCTGGCCGCCGCCGGCTGCGACCCGGGATTTCTGGTCGGTGGCGTAATGGTGAACGGAAACCGCTCCTACTCCATCGGTTCGGGAACGCATTTCGTGGTCGAAGGAGACGAGTACGACAGCGCCTACTTCGACAAGCGCCCCAAATTCCTGCATTACACCCCCGATGTCGGCATCGTGACATCGATGGAGTTCGACCACGCCGACATCTACGACTCCTGGGAAGACTACAGGCAGGCCTTCCGCCTGTTTGCGGCGTCGGCCGCACCGGACAGCACGCTGGTACTCAATGCGGACGATGCGGAGGTCGCCGCGCTCGCCGGATGGACCCGCGCCAGAACGACTACTTACGGCATCAGCCCTGCAGCGGACATCCACGCTACCGGGGTCCGGCCGGCGGACGAGGGTCAGCACTTTACCCTTGTATCCGGAGGCGATCAAGTCGGCGACTTCTATC
The sequence above is a segment of the Rhodothermales bacterium genome. Coding sequences within it:
- a CDS encoding UDP-N-acetylmuramate--L-alanine ligase; translation: MKDITRLPDAHLRVFDRPELPEPGSFRDAWLIGICGTGMGSLAGLLREAGYEVRGSDAAAWPPMSTRLAELGIPVAEGYSADNLDPQPDLVVVGNACTPTHAEAAAARDRGLVQGSFPEILARYFLAERRSIVVAGTHGKTTTTSLMVHVLAAAGCDPGFLVGGVMVNGNRSYSIGSGTHFVVEGDEYDSAYFDKRPKFLHYTPDVGIVTSMEFDHADIYDSWEDYRQAFRLFAASAAPDSTLVLNADDAEVAALAGWTRARTTTYGISPAADIHATGVRPADEGQHFTLVSGGDQVGDFYLPLSGTHNLQNTLAVLAVALAEGVPVDALCDGLQTFAGIKRRQEVRGEAGGVVVVDDFAHHPTAVRATLQAARERWPARRIVAVFEPRSNSSRRRVFQRGYQEAFLGADALFLSSPPFRHNDRREDFMDTEALLEAVGTGGVHGVVGASADELLPALTEYLAPGDVALIMSNGGFGGIHDRLLAALHAHALGHLAKG